From a single Arachis hypogaea cultivar Tifrunner chromosome 3, arahy.Tifrunner.gnm2.J5K5, whole genome shotgun sequence genomic region:
- the LOC112785772 gene encoding alpha carbonic anhydrase 7 — translation MEKFLAKVFICSLFAALVLLSSPARSQEVEDESEFNYDEDSDRGPSHWGDIKPEWRMCETGRMQSPIDLNYRSLQLARIGPLNLNYNPSNATLKNRGHDIELEILDPTSSLQINGSRYILKQLHWHSPSEHTIDGRRLDLEVHLVHQTPTTNQIAVIGMLYRIGLRSDPLLSLLEGDLKALSGSSVGANRSVGVFDPKEVDMDTNLYYRYMGSLTTPPCTENVAWTVLTRIKSVRREQINLFRDAVHDDSDGNARPIQPSSMAVQFNVDFSD, via the exons ATGGAAAAGTTTTTAGCCAAGGTTTTCATTTGCAGTTTATTTGCAGCACTTGTTTTGCTATCTTCCCCAGCAAGGTCCCAAGAAGTTG AGGATGAGAGCGAGTTTAATTACGATGAAGATAGTGATAGAGGACCATCTCATTGGGGAGACATAAAACCAGAATGGAGGATGTGCGAAACTGGAAGAATGCAATCACCAATTGATTTGAATTATAGAAGCCTTCAACTGGCTAGAATAGGACCCCTTAATTTAAACTACAATCCCTCCAATGCTACCCTTAAGAATAGGGGTCATGATATTGAG TTGGAGATTCTTGATCCAACAAGCTCTCTACAAATCAATGGAAGTCGTTATATCCTTAAACAATTACATTGGCACAGTCCATCTGAACACACTATTGATGGACGAag aCTGGATCTAGAGGTACACCTGGTGCATCAAACTCCCACAACTAATCAAATAGCAGTGATTGGAATGCTTTACAGGATTGGATTAAGATCAGACCCATTACTCTCATTG ctAGAGGGGGATTTGAAGGCACTTTCTGGGTCAAGTGTTGGAGCCAATAGATCAGTGGGTGTATTTGATCCAAAAGAGGTTGACATGGACACAAACTTGTATTACAGATACATGGGTTCGTTGACTACTCCTCCTTGTACCGAGAATGTTGCTTGGACCGTCCTTACCCGG ATTAAAAGCGTTAGAAGAGAACAAATCAATTTGTTTCGAGATGCTGTTCATGAT GATTCAGATGGCAATGCGAGACCAATACAACCAAGCTCAATGGCAGTGCAGTTCAATGTAGACTTTAGTGATTAA